The following are encoded together in the Tripterygium wilfordii isolate XIE 37 chromosome 3, ASM1340144v1, whole genome shotgun sequence genome:
- the LOC119995592 gene encoding uncharacterized protein LOC119995592, translating to MHIEKNVFDNIFNTCKDVKGKTKDNGKSRLDLSHYCKRRALELVEYDNEEAKATLEKLWAEPDYVRKREKAKINRASETDGCTNTGGSISHSEHKKRLEKELGRPPTNAELFRHCHIKKATKEFVERRTTTTYNDNNKLKEAHSSQASTSEESPLEPQDDDSIFMEATKYVNKKGRIYGLGSKASHMRFSSSYNRPSRSGLDYLQQEIEERIARMSS from the exons atgcatattgagaagaacGTGTTTGATAATATTTTCAATACGTGTAAGGATGTtaagggaaaaacaaaggaTAATGGGAAGTCTCGGTTGGATCTTTCACATTATTGTAAGCGCAGAGCTTTAGAGTTGGTGGAGTATGACAATG AGGAAGCCAAAGCTACGCTTGAAAAGCTTTGGGCGGAACCGGATTATGtgaggaaaagagagaaggcAAAGATAAACCGAGCATCCGAGACTGATGGGTGCACTAATACTGGTGGCTCTATTTCACACTCGGAACATAAGAAGAGATTg GAAAAAGAATTGGGTCGGCCTCCAACTAATGCTGAGCTCTTTCGTCATTGCCATATCAAAAAGGCTACCAAAGAATTCGTTGAACGCCGAACAACCACTACATAT AATGATAACAACAAGTTGAAGGAAGCCCATTCTAGTCAAGCATCGACCTCCGAAGAGTCACCTCTTGAGCCTCAGGATGATGATTCCATATTCATGGAGGCGACTAAGTATGTCAATAAGAAAGGTCGTATCTACGGTCTTGGATCAAAGGCGTCACATATGCgcttttcatcctcctacaacaGACCATCTAGATCGGGTCTTGATTATTTACAGCAGGAGATTGAGGAGCGCATCGCTCGAATGAGCTCCTAG
- the LOC119995364 gene encoding protein PLANT CADMIUM RESISTANCE 2-like, whose protein sequence is MSYPSQQQQSVRDGLHNSAWSTDLFDCFYDIPTCCLTYWCPCITFGRIAEIADQGATSCEATGAIYFLLSLFLGCGCLFSCIYRTKMRKLYNLDESPCGDCLVHCCCESCALCQEYRELKTRGFDMSLGWRGNMGNQKGGVAMAPVIESGMKR, encoded by the exons ATGTCCTATCCAAGCCAGCAGCAGCAATCAGTCCGAGATGGTCTACATAACTCAGCTTGGTCTACCGACCTCTTTGACTGCTTCTATGATATTCCAACTT GTTGTTTAACATACTGGTGCCCCTGCATCACTTTTGGCAGAATCGCTGAAATTGCAGATCAAGGAGCCACAT CTTGTGAAGCAACAGGAGCAATTTACTTTCTGCTATCGTTGTTTCTTGGGTGCGGTTGCTTATTCTCATGCATCTATCGCACCAAGATGAGAAAACTATACAATCTGGATGAGAGTCCTTGTGGAGATTGCTTGGTTCATTGTTGTTGCGAGTCATGCGCTCTGTGCCAAGAGTACCGTGAGCTCAAGACCCGTGGATTTGACATGTCTCTTG GATGGCGAGGAAACATGGGGAATCAGAAAGGTGGAGTGGCAATGGCTCCAGTGATTGAAAGCGGCATGAAGCGATAG
- the LOC119995593 gene encoding protein PLANT CADMIUM RESISTANCE 2-like: protein MQPLDPNNQQKCSAPSPPLSTQPQYIQPPSPVGVPLSSPGQVVQPAVVPQHQPLQEVPWSTGFCDCSSNFRNCCITCFCPCITFGQVSDIVDRGSSSCATNGALYALIMYVTGCGCIYSCFYRSKLRRQYMLKASPCGDCMVHFCCETCALCQEYRELKARGFDMSIGWQANVERQFHGVTMAPTMEGGMRR, encoded by the exons ATGCAGCCATTAGACCCTAATAACCAACAAAAGTGCTCTGCTCCCTCACCCCCATTGTCAACCCAACCACAGTATATACAACCCCCAAGTCCGGTTGGTGTCCCATTGAGCTCACCGGGTCAAGTTGTCCAGCCAGCTGTGGTGCCCCAACACCAGCCCTTGCAGGAAGTCCCTTGGTCAACCGGCTTTTGCGACTGCTCTTCCAATTTTAGAAATT GTTGCATAACCTGTTTCTGTCCATGCATTACTTTCGGGCAAGTCTCGGATATTGTAGATAGAGGATCGTCCT CTTGTGCGACAAATGGGGCCTTGTATGCCCTAATTATGTACGTGACTGGTTGTGGGTGTATCTACTCATGCTTCTACAGATCTAAACTGAGGAGGCAATACATGTTGAAAGCAAGCCCTTGTGGGGATTGTATGGTTCATTTTTGTTGCGAGACTTGTGCCTTGTGTCAAGAGTATCGTGAGCTCAAAGCCCGTGGATTTGACATGTCCATCG GATGGCAAGCTAATGTGGAGAGACAATTTCATGGAGTGACAATGGCTCCAACAATGGAAGGTGGGATGAGACGCTAA
- the LOC119995414 gene encoding 21 kDa protein-like — protein MTNLRLPFIFPLLLLLNLHSIGAVVSADPTTESSDSEYIRTSCGSTLYPDVCYTSLSRYASAVQSDPGRLARVAIAVNLSNARKMASYLSNLTREGGTNTGAASALHDCVSNLGDAVDEIEDSLKQMRDIGAGGASDFRFKISNVQTWMSAALTDEETCTDGFEDVPEGDKIKEKVLEGVGDVKKLTSNAVALVNNYASKGTPRKCV, from the coding sequence ATGACTAACCTACGCCTTCCATTCATCTTCCCACTTTTACTACTACTGAATCTCCACTCAATCGGCGCCGTCGTTTCTGCTGACCCTACCACAGAATCAAGCGACTCAGAGTACATCCGAACAAGCTGCGGCTCCACTTTGTACCCTGACGTCTGCTACACCTCCCTCTCCCGCTACGCCAGCGCCGTCCAATCAGACCCAGGTCGGCTAGCCCGGGTTGCTATCGCCGTCAACCTCTCGAACGCTCGCAAAATGGCCTCCTACCTCTCCAACCTCACTCGCGAAGGCGGAACCAACACAGGCGCCGCCTCGGCCCTCCACGACTGCGTCTCGAACCTCGGTGACGCCGTGGATGAGATTGAGGACTCGTTGAAGCAGATGAGAGATATTGGGGCGGGTGGAGCGTCGGATTTTAGGTTCAAGATCAGCAACGTGCAGACGTGGATGAGCGCCGCCTTGACGGACGAGGAGACGTGTACGGACGGGTTCGAGGATGTTCCAGAAGGAGATAAGATCAAGGAGAAGGTTTTGGAGGGAGTGGGTGATGTAAAGAAGTTGACGAGTAATGCAGTCGCTCTGGTTAACAATTATGCTTCCAAGGGCACGCCGAGAAAGTGTGTTTAA